A stretch of DNA from bacterium:
TCAGCGACCCTGTGAGGTCGAACTTCTCACCCCGAGCGCCAACCCACTCCCCCTTGAGCTTCCACGTGAGAAGACCCACGACCAGAAGCCCGAGCGCGGCGTTGATAATGAACACAAAGCGCCAGCCGAGATGCTGCGTCAGTAGCCCGCCAAGAAACGGCCCGCTCGAAAGACCGATATAGACCGCGGCGACCCTTATCCCAAGCGCCTTTCCGCGGTCGCCTGGAGGAAACACGGATGTCAAAATCGCGACCGCTGTGCCGAAGACCATCGAGGAGCCAAAACCTTGGAGGCATCTTGATGCGATGAGGAATGAGGCCGAAGTTGACACTGCACAGAGAGCGGAGGCGGCGGTGTAGATCGACATCCCCAGCCTCAGGATGCGCTTACGGCCATGTATGTCAGCTGCCCTGCCGAAGGGAAGCAGGAACATGACGGCAGTCAGAAGGTATGCGGTTCTAATCCAGCCTAGCGTAATCGCATCGCAGTCGAACTCCCTGCCTATCGTCGGGAGAGAGATGTTCACTGAAGAGCTGACAAAGGGGATGAGAAAGCCTGATAGGACCGCTATGAGCAGTGCGGCCCGTCGCACCGAGTTGTCCGTATCTTGGTTCATCGCCTCGTTCCGCCAAACTGACCTAGCATTGCGTCCTGCGGTTGAACAGATGGCAGGTCGTTAGTTGCCAATCTGACGCCGCAGCTTCCTGATGGTCGTTCATAGGCCAAGGCCCGCGACCTCAGATCTCAACTTTCCTTTCATGACTCAGCATTTGCAGCCCACGAAGGTGGATGCTATCTTGGCGACAATGCACGAAGTCGTCAACAGCACGGAATCTTGGCGGGGTTGGATGGGCATTTGGCGTAAGTTGAGCTTACCTGGGAGAATCGGTCTTGCGGTGCTCATTCTCTTCGTGCTCATGGCGCTTTTTGCGCCTCTGATATCGCCTTTCGACCCGAACCGGCAGAACCTTGACAGGCGCCTTGAAGGCCCGTCGCTTAACAACCTGCTCGGACGCGACGAGTTTGGGCGCGATATCCTCTCCCGCATTATCTATGGCTCAAGAGTCTCGCTTGCCGTGGGCACTCTGGTCATCTCAATCTCGCTTGCCATAGGCGTCTTGGTCGGCATGATCGTCGGCTACCTCGGCGGATGGACAGACCAGATCGTCATGCGAGTGGTTGACATTGTGCTAGCCTTCCCGGGGATTCTCCTGGCCATCGCGCTGATGGCAGTCCTGGGGCAGAGCCTTTTTAACGTGGTCCTCGCGCTATGCATCACTGGATGGGCCCCATTCGCCCGCCTGGCAAGGGGTGAGACGCTCTCGATCAGAGAGAGGCAGTTCGTCATCGCTGCGAGGTCGCTCGGCGCCTCAGCCCTGCGCATCGCTTGGCGCCACATTCTCCCGAACATCAGCTCACCGATCCTGGTCAGGGCAACGTTAGGTATGGCAGGGGTGATCGTGGCTGAGGCGGCTCTGAGTTTTCTGGGTCTTGGGGTGCGGCCACCGACTCCGAGCTGGGGAGCGATGCTAAACTCCGGTAGGACTTACATACTCGTCACACCGCACCTGGTGCTCTTCCCCGGAATCGCGATAATGCTGGTGGTCTTGAGCCTGAACTTCCTGGGCGACGGCCTTCGCGATGTCCTCGACCCGAGGCGCCTCTCGCAATAGCGGCCAGCACCGGAAAGAGAGCACCCTTAGGCCATCAACTCTTCGTCTCCGGGGGCTCGTTGGGAAACTCGATGCCCACGCCGACATCGCTGTGCCGACCGCCGCCGGCTGTGTCGCTGTGATGCCAACCCGCGAGGTTCTGGACCTCCTTCCAATAGCCCTTCAGGCGCGAGGGCGATTTCGAGGCCAGGCCAACGAGCGCCTCTGCCGCGGCAGTGCGATGCCTCAACAGGCTCCTCTCGCGGAAGCCATGCACCTGCCTGAGCGCATTGACAAGCGCCCTAACAGCGCGAGGGTCGCCACACGAGGCGAGATTGTCGATATCCTGCTTCTCACCTCTGACCACCTGCTGCCACGAGCGTTCTCCCAAACTCGCAAGTCCGCTGGCGGCATATTGCCGAACCGAGCCCGACTCATCGCCCAAAAGCTCGATAAGCGGCTCCACCGCCTCACGGACTCTGAGCTGGCCCAGGCTCTTGGCGGCGGCGCGACGGACCTCGTAGGCTGTGTCCTTGAGCGCTCCAATAAGTGCATCTATCGACTCCTTGTCCTCGATCTCTCCCAGGGCGTTCGCCGCTGCCTCGCGTTTCTTCCAGCTCTCACTCGCCAGGTTTCGCAGATGCCAGCTCAATTTGGCCCGCTCAAACATATCTACAATAACTCCCTTTCAGAATGCAGTATCAAGCCATATCTTCGACAACAGAACCCAACACTGGCCAACTTATCACGATATTCGGCGTCCTTTCAAGACTGGCGGCTCGTGCGAACCGACCGCTGGAGAAGTTCACTTATCGGGCCCATTCTGAGCAATGGATGGCCATCTTGGTCAAACGGGCGCTGCGCAATCGCCGCCACGTTCTCCTTTGAGCGCATCTCCTGCGCTATGCGCCGCTTGATGTCGTCGAATACTGCGCGGTAGGCGGCGCAATAGGGTTCCTTGACGCCGGCAAGGTTACCTGCCCAGGCGTTGTATGGGCACCCAGCCAGACAGTAGTCCAGGTGCTCGCATTCCCCGCACGCCTCGCGAACCTTCGCCTGCCGTTCGGCCATGCGGCTGGCCATCGGGCTACTCAGTAGGTCGGACAGCGTGGGATGGTCCGCGAGGTTGCCGAGGCGATACGCCGTCATGCCGCAGAAGCGCTGGCAGGGGTAGATGCCCCCGTGCGGGTCAATGGCGAGGAACATGCCGAGGCAGTCCCGGAAAGTGCAGACCTTGCCCTCGGCGAACGCGACGCCCTGGCACATCTGATCGAGCGACGATACGAGCATCTCGCAGCGATACTCGAGGTAGTAATCGAGCGCCTCCCTCAATAGGCTGGCATACTGCTGAGGTGTGAGCGAATATGAAGCGTCCTCGGAGCCCATCTGTGGAACCGCAGCGTGAATGGTCAAGCCGAGTCGCTCTGCTCGGAAGAAATCGGCAACCTCGCGCCAGCGCGAGGCGCTGATGAGAGTGAAGGTCGCAATGCAGCCAATTCGCAAGCCGTACTCGCGTGCAAGCTTGATGCCTCGCATGGTGCGCTCGAAGTAGCCCACGCCTCGCTGGGCATCCGTGATCTCCTCCGGCCCATCGATGCTGGTTCCGATTTCGACTGTGTGTTTGGAGAATAGCTCGCAGAACTCATCGTCGAGTAGCCAGAGATTGCTCTGAAGAGCAACTTCGTATCCGCCGCGGCCGAATCTCATCCTGAGCCCTTCGAGGACCCGACGAAGAATGCCGTGCCCCGCCATCAACGGCTCGCCGCCGTGAAGCGTTACTCTGATCTTCTCCTGCTTTGTCTCTCTGGACACATGGGAGAGGAACTCGAGCGCCTCGTCCACCATTTCCGGCGACATGCTGGGCCCATCCCGAGTGCTGAAGCAATAAGCGCAATTAGCGGGGCAAGCAAGTGAAGGAACCAGCATGAATTGCGGCTGTGCTAGGCTTTCAGGTCGCCCATCGGCGCGCGACTGCGCCGGGTCGTGCTTGTCCAATGCCGTCCGCTCTGTTGTGTCCATCGACCCTTCAGATATCCTACTTGAGATTCCTTGCCTCAGAAATGCAGACTACAAGCGAATAGATTATCCGATTAGAAACAGAACACCAAACCTGAAAGGGGGTGCGTTATGGAACAAGTTGATGCTGTGAGGGTATCGCCGGTTGGAACGTTGCGCCCCGGAGAGGTTTTGGTCTAACTGCCTCAGTTGACCTGCCTGCCCTCTTAGGGTGACTCTGACCTGCTGTAACAGCAGCTCTGTCGCTCCAGCTGAATAGTCCTTTTCGCCGGCCTCCACGCTAGTAATCAGATTGGAGGTAGGAGCCTTCATAAGATGATCATGCTTAGCGGCTGTTAGCAGGTGATGATTGGGAGCGCGGTTGAATCGTGGGTCACATCCGTTGGCTGATTTTGGAGTGCGGCGGCTTGACACCGCTTTGTCTCGCCGCGGCCTGCGCTCTGTTAAGGAGGGTGTGGTTGTTTCGATGGCGGCTTCCAGGTTCAAGGTAGATATCTGTCAGAGGGTGGTGTCAAGCCACCACCAATGAAAACGGCGTCAAGCCGCGGCAGTCCAAAAAAGCGGCAGCCCACACGGTCAATCTGATTCTTGGGGGCTGCAAGATGGCTTGATAAGATCGCCGGCGGGCGTATTATCGCCGGGCTTAAAGTGCATGAAATGCTGATAATTCCCGAGGAGACAAAAAGTGCCTGGATTTGCTCGAGTCGCACGCATTGTCCTGATTCTCTTGATTATGCTGGCCGCACCCATCATGTCTCTGGGGGTTGCCTCCGAAAACGTCGTTCACGACAGCTGGGATGTCATTTTTCTCGCCGGGGCCAAGATTGGTTTTGCCCACACCGAGATTCTGCTGAGGGAGGAGGACGGCCAGGACCGCTACGTCACGAGAATGGAGACTGAGATGAAGATGCTCAGGGGCAGCTCCACGGCCAGAATGGAGCTCTCAAATGAGGTTGTGGAGAACGAGCAGGGACAGATACTCTCGTTTCGGATGAGAATGGCGGTGTCCGACCAGCCGGTCAAGATGACGGGGCATTTCACCGACGGAAAGCTCTTGGTGAAGCAGACCATCTTGGGTAAGAGCAAGGAATATGAGATCAAAGTCCCCAGCGGGACGGTTGGGCCTTACGGCGCATTGAGGCTGACGAGAGAAAAGGGATTCAAGTCCGGCACCAAATACACCATCGAGACGTTCGAGGCGCAGAGTGCAAAACCTCTCAGCATGGACATCGAGGTGCTCGGCGACGAGGTTGTCGATGTGCTTGGGAAGAAGATGTCGCTGCACAAGCTTCTTGTCAAACAGAGCATTCTTCCCGCGATTACGATTCACGAGTGGTGTGATGACGATGGGGATGTGTTCAAGACTCAGATCAAGCAGCTGGCCATGATTACTCTGAGAGCGACGGAAGAGGATGCGCTGCGGGCCGCATCGGGCGCTAAGGTTGATCTCCTCAAGGCCCTTTCCGCGCACTGCAACATGCTAATACCCCATCCCTACATAACGGAGGCTGCCACGTTCCGCATCATCTACTCCGGCGCCTCGTCGTCAGTAATCAAGATACCCTCGGACGAAATCCAGAGTGTCGAGCCGTGTGAGAGAGGTCTTCAAGTCAAGAGCATCCCGCAATCCTCCAATTCAGACGAGGCGCCATCATTGCCGATTAGTGCGCCGGGCATGGCGGAGTATTTGACGCCATCAGCTTATATTCAGAGCGACGATGCTCAAATAGTCAAGATGGCAAAAGATGCAGTCGGCGACCAGAAGAACGCCTACGAGGCGGCGAAAGCTCTATGCAGTTGGGTCTCGAAAAACATCTCGCTGAAGAACTACTCCGTGGGATTCGCAACGGCTGGAGAGGTTGCCGAACGACTTGAGGGCGATTGCACGGAGCACGCGGTCTTGCTGGCGGCGTTGTTGCGGGCGGTCGGCATCCCCGGACGGTGCGCTGTTGGGCTGATCTACGCTGACGGCAGCTTCTATTACCATATATGGAACGAGGCCTTCGTGTCCGGATGGGTGCCGCTGGACGCGACGCTCAATCGTGGCGGGAACGACTGGGATGCAGTGCACATAAAGGTGCTGGATTCTGCCCTCAACTCGCCAGCGCCAATGCTGGAACTGACGTCGCTCCTGCCGATGATGGGCAAGGTCAAGGTCGAGGTTCTGTCGCTCCGCTACGAGGGCAGAACGCTCGACGTCAAGGACCCGGGCAAGCTCTCATTCGTGATGGGCAACTCCTATGAAAGTCTGCTCTACTCGTTCAAGGTCTCAAAACCCAAGCGGGCAACGTTCGACCCGGCGAGTGACCCTTTCACCTCGAAGACGATACTGTCTGTCCACGCGCCGGCATATTCGAATGCGGAGCTAACAATTGAGATTGAACCCGTGGGCTTCACTCTCGGTCCGCGCGACCTCGTCAGCAAGCTTACGGCTTCCGGCAAAGAGCTGAGCAAGATTCACTATTGCAGGATCGGCGGCAGGCAAGCGGTTCGTTTCATCGAGACCGATGGCGCTGGCAAGACGCAGAAGCTGCTCATTCGCGACCGCGATGTCCTAGTAACGGTGAAAGCTGTCGGGGAGAAGAAATGGCGCAAAAAACTCTTCAACAAGGTGACAAGGACGTTTGAGTTCACGGTCGCCGGGTGATTGTTTGGCTGGCATTTAGCGGTTCGGGGCTGCATGAGCGGATGCTAGCGAGATCAAGAATTGCAATGAGATCGATGTGTTAAAACGTGCGTTTCAGGAGTGAGTCAATGACATTCTCAAGAAACCGGCTACGGGGGATTTCTATCTGTGTGGGTCTGTGCCTCGCCGCGATTGTCAGTGGGGCGGCGCTCGCCGAGTCGGCGCCGATTCTGGGCGCAAGCCACCCATCACTCTCGCCGGACGGCCAGACGATATGTTTCAGCTATCTTGGCGACCTGTGGACTGTGCCGGCTCAAGGAGGCCTGGCCACAAGACTTACCGTGCATGAGGCATACGAGGGGACTTCCTGCTGGTCACCTGACGGGAAGTTAATAGCGTTTGCGTCGGACAGGGGATTCAACCCGGACGTCTTTGTCATCCCGGCGGACGGTGGGCTGGCTCGGCAGTTGACGTTCAGCTCGAGGCCGGACGTGGCCAGGGACTGGTCAGCGGATGGCAAGTGGATCCTCTTCGACTCGCACCGGGAGATAAACTCGCCTCTTCGAGAGGGCGTGACTTACGAGGTCAGCGTTGACGGTGGGCAGCCTAAAAGGCTGATCGACTGCACCGGCAGCAACGGGGCGCTCTCACCCGACGGCAGCACGCTGGCCTTTGTTCGTGGCGTAATGCCCTGGTGGCGAAAGTCATACCGCGGCAGCTGCGACCAGGACATCTGGCTGAAGCTCTTGGATGGTTCGCCGGCCAAGCGGCTTACGAACTATGACGGCAAGGACACCGACCCCATGTGGTCGCCCGACGGCGAGCAGATATATTTTCTGTCGGACAGAAATGGAATAACGAACGTGTGGGTCATGCCCCAGGCGGGAGGCCAGGCGCGCAGAATCAGCGATTTCCAGGCGGATGGAGCGGCGTTTGCCAGCATGTCGCGCGACGGGTCAGTGATTGGGTGTTGCCTAGACGGGCATATCTACACAGTTGACACAAAAACAGGCGAGACCAGGAAGCTCGATATCTCCGCCCCAAGCGATGTCAAAGGTAACGTGATAGAGCCCAAAACCTACACGAGCGAGGCTTCTGAGACCGCGCTCTCGCCCGACGGCAAGCAGATAGCCTTCGTCGTCCGAGGCGAGCTGTTCGCGATGAAGGCGATCGGAGGCAAGGCGATGCGCCTCACGGACACACCGGCGCGGGAAAGCGCCATCGCTTGGTCTCCTGACAGCAATAGGCTGCTCTTCTGCTCTGACAGGGATGGGACGACAGACGTATTCGTTATGGAATCGACCGACAGGCGTGAGCCAATGCTGGCCAAGTCAAGGCTGCGCAAGACCACACCTCTTGCTACATCGGATGGCGAGGAGCTCTCGCCGAGATGGTCTCCCGACGGCAGCAAGATCGCATATCTTTTGGACCGGGGCCATCTGTGGGTAATGAACCCGGATGGGACAGGCAATAGGATGCTCGTCAAAGGCCCGAACATAGGCTCAATCGAGTGGTCCCCTGACTCGCGGTGGATAGCCTACAGCCAGGAGGGGGACTACTGGATCGCCGACATCTTCGTCGTATCCGTGAAGTCTTGCGCGGTGCACAATATCACGGAGGCCGCCTCGCAGGATTATGCGCCCGTGTGGTCGGGTGATGGCACGAGGATTCTCTTTGCTTCCAATAGAGAAGGAGGCATCGAGGAGTGGGGTGAGAGCGATCTCTGGCAGGCATTCCTGACGAAAGAGGCCCATGAGGACTACTTGCGCAGACGGCAACAGTATCGCGAGGACCTGCCCGACGAGGAGCAGGAGGACCTGCTTGCCAGTCCGGGGCACAAAACGGCAGAAGTCAGAATCGACTTCGACGGCATCGACCGCCGGCTCGAGCCTGTAACGTCGTTGAGCGGGAACGAAGGGAACCTTGCGGTCTCGCACGACGGCCGGACTTGCGCGTTCTCGAGCGGCGCCATGGGCAAGCGGGAGACACACATAGTCAACGAGTTTGGCATGAAGCTTCGCGAGATCGGCAAGACGGCGCCGCGCGCGATCGTCTGGGGCCCGAAGGATGAGCGGCTCTTCGTTCTGGGGACTGACGGGGCGATCACCGTGTCTCGTTTCGAGGACAAGGGCACTGCGAGGGAGAAGATTCGGGCGAGGGCTGTTCCTTATGTAGCAAAGATGGAGATCGACCACAAGGCCGAGAGGCGGCAGATGTTTCTCGAGGCGTGGCGAGGTCTTAACACTCATTTCTACGACCCTAGCTTCCATGGGGTCAATTGGGCAGCTGTCAGAGACAAGTATTTGCCCTTTCTCGATTCGGTTCAGACGCACGAGGATTTTTTATACCTCCTCCTCCAGATGGCTGGCGAGCTAAAAGCCTCGCATCTCGGTGCCTGGGGCGGCGGGACCCACAAATGGGACGTAGCAGACGAGACCGGCCACGTTGGTCTCCGCTTCGACCAGGGCTGGACGGGGGACGGTCTGAAGGTTGCGAGGGTGACTAAGAACGGCCCGTGCGACAAGCCCGGAAGCGAGGTCAAGGTTGGCGATATAGTGGTGGCGATTGACGGCACGAAGGTGAGCAGAGAGGTCAACTACTACAAGCTCCTGAACGGCAAGGTAGATGAGAAGGTCGATCTCTTGGTGGCCAGAAAACCGGGCGACAAGACGAGAACAGTAACGATCAAGGCTGTTGTATGGTGGGGGCTTTATCAGGACACATACAAGATGTGGGTCTCATCCCGCAAGGAATTGGTGGATAAACTCAGCGACGGCCGCATCGGATACATCCACGTTCAGGGGATGGACATGCGGAGTTTCAGGACGTTTCTGCGGGAGCTCATGACGGACGCGCGCGATAAGGAGGCGCTGATCGTTGACGTTCGTTACAACGGCGGAGGCTACACTCACGACCGCCTCCTCTCGGTTCTGGGGCGGCCGACTTATTTCTACTTGGAGGACAGGGCGGGGGCGATGCGTGAGTATCAGCCCAGTTTTCATTGGGGGAAGCCGGCCGTAACACTGACCAACCAATACTCTTTTAGTGATGCGGAGATATTCCCGTTCTCGTTCAGGAAGCTTGGGCTCGGCAAGCTGATTGGCGTGCCGACTGGCTCCGCAGTCATCGGGACTGGAGGTATCAGCCTCTTGGACGGGACTTGGTTCCGGCTTCCGACCAGCGGCTGCTTCACTCTTGAGGGTAAGACCCTTGAGAACATGGGGATCAAGCCGGACATATACGTGGAGAACCCGCCCGAGCAGGATTTCAGCACTACCAGCGATGCACAGCTCGAGATGGGGGTCGAGGTACTTCTCAAACAACTAGCGAAGAAAGAATAAGGGAGGAGCCATGAGAAACATAAGGACAGCAGCAGGTCTCGCCTTCGCGTGCTTGGCATGGTTGTGCCTCGTTGCATCGGGGGGGCTTGCCCTTGCCGAAGACGACGCGCACTCGATCGTGGGGGCTAGGTTCCCCTCGCTCTCGCCGGACGGGAGCACAATAGCGTTTACCTATCTTGGGGACATTTGGACGGTCTCCGCGGAGGGTGGCCTGGCATCCAGAGTAACAGTCCACTCCAGCCTTGACGGCCCAGCGTGCTGGTCGCCCGACGGCAAGTGGTTTGCCTTCACATCCAGAAGGGAGTACAACGCGGACGTGTTCGTCATATCGTCATCAGGCGGCCTACCGAAGAGGCTGACCTTCCACGGAGCACACGACAGCGTGTATTCATGGTCGCCCGACGGCAACAGCGTCCTTTTCTATTCCGACCGGGAGCTGAACACACCCGTGGGGGGTGGATCGGTTTTTACTGTGCCTCCCGACGGGGGTATCCCCGCGCGAGCTCTCGACTGCTCCGGAAGCGACGGGATTCTCTCTCCAGATGGCGCCACCCTGGCTTTCGTGCGAGGGGCAACGCCGTGGTGGCGCCGCGGCTACCACGGGAGCGCCAATCGAGACATCTGGCTTAAGCGACTAGATGGGTCTTCAGCTGTCCAGTTCACCAAGTTCGATGGCTCTGACAGCGACCCAATGTGGTCAGCCGACGGCGCCAGACTCTACTTCCTGTCCGACAGGGGAGGGGTCACGAACGTCTGGGTCAAGCCCATCGCCCGGGGCGAGGCGCAGAGGCTCACCGATTTTGACCGCGACGGGGTCGTTCACGCTCGCATCGCTCTGAATGGGTCGAGGATCGTGTGCGAGTTTGACGGCGAGTTATACCTGGTAAACCCAACGTCAGGAGAGCACCATAAAGTCAAGATACGTGCTCCGAGCGATCTCAAAGAGAACGCTACGGAGCTTGAGACTTTGGAGCGTGACGCTTCCGAGTTCGCACTTTCCAAGGACGGCAAACAGATAGCTTTCGTCGTGCATGGTGAGATATTCGCCATGAAGGCGTCCGAGGCCAAGAAGTGGCTTCAGTTGACCCACACACCGGCACGGGAACAAGACGTGGCGTGGTCGCCGGATGGCATGAAGCTCGCCTTCTGCTCCGACCGCAATGGCAATCGGGACTTATTCCTAATGGAGTCGACTGACCCCACGGAGAAGCGCCTTTGTCTTTCGAGACACAGTCGGACGACGCCTCTGGTGGCGACAGACGGGGAGGAATATGCACCCGTGTGGTCAGCAGACGGGAAGAAGGTGGCATACTTGAGTGGGCGCGGCGACCTCTGGGTTGTGGACAGGGAGGGCAAGAACGCCAGACAGCTCGCTGAGGGCCCATTCGTAAGTAACGTCGGGTGGGCCCCTGACGGCAGCTGGCTCGCCTTCAGCAAGACATGCTCCGACTGGCAGTCCGATATCTTCATCGTCTCCAGCGATGGCAAGCAACTCCACAACATAACTAAGAACCCCGCCTGGGACTACAACCCATGCATAAGTGGGGACGGCAAGAAAATCGTCTTTCTCTCAAACAGGAACGCCAACCGCCTCAGGTACGGCAATCAGGATGTCTGGCATGTTTTCTTGACGAGGCGCGACGAGGAGAAATATCAGGCGAGTCGCTCTGGTGATTTAGAGGACAAGCCGAAGGCTAGGGTCGTCAAAAAGGCAAAGAAAACAAAACATAAGAAAAGATTCTGGGATTTTCTCTTACGAACAAAGCTGAGCAAAAAGACGGAAGAGAATAAGCTTGCGATCGACTTCGAGGACATCCACCTTCGAGCGATGAAAGTGTCGAGGACGCAGGGCAGCGCGTGGGCGCTCTCGGTCTCGCCTGATGGCAAGAGCTACGCCTTCGGTTCGGACGCTTTCGGCAAGACTGATGTTTACATAGTCGATGAGTTCGGTAAGAAATCGAAGCGATTGACGTCCTTTGGGCTCAATCCGGTGCAGATACTCTGGGGCCCCAAGAGCAAGGAGATGTTCGTGCGCAGCGGGGGTGGGACGATCACGAAGGTCTCTCTCAGCGGGATGATTGAACCCGTGCCGTTTGTGGCCAAGATGACCATCGACCACAAGGGCGAACGCCTTCAGATGTTCAACGAGGCCTGGCGTGCGATGAGGGACTATTTCTACGACAAGGAGATGCACGGAGTTGACTGGGCTAAGGTCAAGGAGAAGTACCTGCCCATGCTTGGGTCTGTCGCGACCCCGGGCGGGTTCAGGCTTGTGCTGGTGCAGATGATTGGCGACCTCCGCTCCTCGCACACCTGGGTATGGTCTCCACGCGACCCGAAGTATGAACCAACAGGCCAGCTGGGCCTACGGTTCGACGCGAACTGGCGCGGACGTGGTCTGCGTGTCTCGCGCGTCGTTCCCGATGGCCCGAGCGATCTGCCAGGAAGTGAGATTGGCGTTGGGGACGTGATCTTGGCGATAGACGGTGTCGAAGTTGACAGCAAGAAGAATCCGTTTGCCCTTTTGAGGGGCAAAGTTGACGAGAGGATTGACCTTGAGGTCCTGAAAGGCGGCCGCGGGAGGCCGATGCTCGTTACAGTGAAGGCCTGGTCATCGCGGGCCATCACGGACAAGGTGTATCTGTCGTGGGTCAAGTCCCGCAAGGCGCTCGTCAAGAAGCTCAGCGGCGGGAGGGTTGGCTACACGCACATCCGCTGGATGGCGCAGAGCTCCTACGAGGAGTTCCTGAAAGAGCTCACGCACGAGATGACCGACAAAGAGGCGCTGATAGTTGACGTGCGGTTCAATTCCGGGGGCAACCTTCATGACGAGCTGCTTTCGGTTCTCGGCCGCGATGTCTATTTCTACTTCGAGGATAGGGACAAGTCGCTGAAAGTCATGCAGCCTCGCTTCAACTGGCGCAAGCCGGTCGTCGCTCTCATCAACGAGTATTCTCACAGCGACGCCGAGGTGTTCCCGTATTCTTTCCGTAAGCTCGGGATAGGGAAGCTGGTCGGCGTTCCCACGTCTGGTGGGGTCATCTTCGTGAGCGGCGGCGTGAGCCTCCTTGATGGGACGTTCGTCTTGATCCCTCAGTGGGGCGCTTACACGCTCACCGGAGAGGAGCTCGAGGGCAGGGGCGTGAAGCCAGACATCTACGTCGAGAACCCGCCCGAGCAGGACTTCAGCATGACGAGCGACGACCAGCTCAAGAGAGCGGTCGAGGCGCTGCTTGAGCAGGCTAACGGGAACTA
This window harbors:
- a CDS encoding S41 family peptidase — its product is MRNIRTAAGLAFACLAWLCLVASGGLALAEDDAHSIVGARFPSLSPDGSTIAFTYLGDIWTVSAEGGLASRVTVHSSLDGPACWSPDGKWFAFTSRREYNADVFVISSSGGLPKRLTFHGAHDSVYSWSPDGNSVLFYSDRELNTPVGGGSVFTVPPDGGIPARALDCSGSDGILSPDGATLAFVRGATPWWRRGYHGSANRDIWLKRLDGSSAVQFTKFDGSDSDPMWSADGARLYFLSDRGGVTNVWVKPIARGEAQRLTDFDRDGVVHARIALNGSRIVCEFDGELYLVNPTSGEHHKVKIRAPSDLKENATELETLERDASEFALSKDGKQIAFVVHGEIFAMKASEAKKWLQLTHTPAREQDVAWSPDGMKLAFCSDRNGNRDLFLMESTDPTEKRLCLSRHSRTTPLVATDGEEYAPVWSADGKKVAYLSGRGDLWVVDREGKNARQLAEGPFVSNVGWAPDGSWLAFSKTCSDWQSDIFIVSSDGKQLHNITKNPAWDYNPCISGDGKKIVFLSNRNANRLRYGNQDVWHVFLTRRDEEKYQASRSGDLEDKPKARVVKKAKKTKHKKRFWDFLLRTKLSKKTEENKLAIDFEDIHLRAMKVSRTQGSAWALSVSPDGKSYAFGSDAFGKTDVYIVDEFGKKSKRLTSFGLNPVQILWGPKSKEMFVRSGGGTITKVSLSGMIEPVPFVAKMTIDHKGERLQMFNEAWRAMRDYFYDKEMHGVDWAKVKEKYLPMLGSVATPGGFRLVLVQMIGDLRSSHTWVWSPRDPKYEPTGQLGLRFDANWRGRGLRVSRVVPDGPSDLPGSEIGVGDVILAIDGVEVDSKKNPFALLRGKVDERIDLEVLKGGRGRPMLVTVKAWSSRAITDKVYLSWVKSRKALVKKLSGGRVGYTHIRWMAQSSYEEFLKELTHEMTDKEALIVDVRFNSGGNLHDELLSVLGRDVYFYFEDRDKSLKVMQPRFNWRKPVVALINEYSHSDAEVFPYSFRKLGIGKLVGVPTSGGVIFVSGGVSLLDGTFVLIPQWGAYTLTGEELEGRGVKPDIYVENPPEQDFSMTSDDQLKRAVEALLEQANGN